A genomic window from Vitis riparia cultivar Riparia Gloire de Montpellier isolate 1030 chromosome 18, EGFV_Vit.rip_1.0, whole genome shotgun sequence includes:
- the LOC117906209 gene encoding uncharacterized protein LOC117906209, translating to MACLGSVNQSVVALSNKFHNTNTQSLPTKHLSSLSLFSGSSPLSTKSPKTYKPTCRVNTGIVRAEAMTTEKLGIKIERNPPESRLTQLGVKSWPKWGCEPSKFPWTFTTKETCYLLKGKVKVYPDGANECVEIGAGDLVEFPKGMSCTWDVSVAVDKHYSLG from the exons ATGGCATGTTTGGGTTCAGTCAACCAGTCTGTGGTAGCACTCTCTAATAAGTTCCACAACACCAACACCCAAAGCCTCCCAACCAAACACCTGTCTTCTTTATCATTATTTAGTGGTTCTTCTCCCTTATCAACAAAATCACCCAAAACCTACAAGCCAACTTGCAGAGTCAACACTGGGATTGTGAGGGCAGAAGCTATGACAACTGAGAAGCTGGGCATCAAGATTGAGAGGAATCCTCCTGAGTCCAGACTCACTCAACTGGGTGTCAAATCTTGGCCCAA GTGGGGGTGTGAACCAAGCAAATTCCCATGGACGTTCACAACCAAAGAGACATGTTATCTGCTGAAGGGCAAAGTGAAGGTATACCCAGATGGGGCTAATGAGTGTGTTGAGATTGGGGCTGGTGATTTGGTGGAGTTTCCCAAAGGAATGAGCTGCACTTGGGATGTCTCTGTTGCAGTGGACAAGCATTACAGCTTGGGCTAA